Proteins encoded in a region of the Mycoplasma feriruminatoris genome:
- the rplR gene encoding 50S ribosomal protein L18, which translates to MKFTKTEARKRRHFRVRQKVVGTAERPRLNVFKSNTNFYAQIIDDTKGVTLVSASTLKMDLQSKSNTLAAEKVAEEIAKKALAANINQVVFDRNGYLYHGKIKAFAEKARENGLKF; encoded by the coding sequence ATGAAATTTACTAAAACTGAAGCTAGAAAACGTAGACATTTCAGAGTAAGACAAAAAGTTGTTGGTACTGCTGAAAGACCTAGATTAAATGTATTTAAATCAAATACTAATTTCTATGCTCAAATTATTGATGATACTAAAGGAGTTACATTAGTATCAGCTTCTACTTTAAAAATGGATTTACAAAGTAAATCAAATACTTTAGCTGCAGAAAAAGTTGCTGAAGAAATTGCTAAAAAAGCTTTAGCAGCAAACATTAATCAAGTGGTATTTGACCGTAATGGGTATTTATATCACGGTAAAATAAAAGCATTTGCTGAAAAAGCAAGAGAAAATGGATTGAAATTTTAA
- the rpsH gene encoding 30S ribosomal protein S8, producing MTTDVIADMLTRIRNANQRYLKTVSVPSSKVKLEIARILKEEGFISDFTVEGDVKKTINIELKYQGKTRVIQGLKKISKPGLRVYAQANEIPQVLNGLGISIVSTSQGIMTGKKARLANAGGEVLAFIW from the coding sequence ATGACAACAGATGTTATTGCAGATATGCTAACTAGAATTAGAAATGCTAATCAAAGATACTTAAAAACTGTAAGTGTTCCATCAAGCAAAGTAAAACTAGAAATAGCAAGAATTTTAAAAGAAGAAGGATTCATTTCAGACTTTACTGTTGAAGGTGATGTTAAAAAAACTATTAATATCGAATTAAAATACCAAGGAAAAACTAGAGTAATTCAAGGATTAAAGAAAATTTCTAAACCAGGTTTAAGAGTTTATGCACAAGCTAATGAAATCCCACAAGTATTAAACGGATTAGGTATCTCAATTGTTTCAACATCACAAGGAATAATGACTGGAAAAAAAGCTCGACTAGCTAATGCTGGTGGAGAAGTTCTAGCATTTATTTGATAA
- the rpsC gene encoding 30S ribosomal protein S3, which translates to MGQKVSPNVLRLGIVRDWENRWYAEKDQYVKWLDQDIKIRTALFKLLKDAAVSKIDIERTTKDLTLFIKTARPAIVLGQEGKNIEKIVLAVRKTVKNKKLIVNVRVIEIKNPDADATLVARWIGEQISNRASFRTVQKLAIKKALKAGAKGIKTAVSGRLGGVEMARTEGYLEGSVPLSTLRNNIDYALYEAPTTYGQIGVKVWINHGEVFKKERMANSPMMAKPRTNKGGKR; encoded by the coding sequence ATGGGACAAAAAGTATCACCAAACGTTTTACGTTTAGGAATCGTTAGAGATTGAGAAAACAGATGATATGCTGAAAAAGATCAATATGTTAAATGATTAGATCAAGATATCAAAATCCGTACTGCATTATTTAAATTATTAAAAGATGCTGCTGTTTCAAAAATTGATATTGAAAGAACTACAAAAGATCTAACTTTATTTATCAAAACTGCTCGTCCAGCTATCGTTTTAGGTCAAGAAGGTAAAAACATCGAAAAAATTGTTTTAGCTGTTAGAAAAACTGTTAAAAATAAAAAATTAATTGTTAATGTTAGAGTAATTGAAATTAAAAACCCTGATGCTGATGCAACATTAGTTGCTAGATGAATTGGTGAACAAATTTCAAACCGTGCTTCATTTAGAACAGTTCAAAAATTAGCTATTAAAAAAGCTTTAAAAGCTGGAGCTAAAGGAATTAAAACTGCTGTAAGTGGAAGATTAGGTGGAGTTGAAATGGCTCGTACTGAAGGATATTTAGAAGGATCAGTACCTTTATCAACTTTAAGAAATAATATTGATTATGCTTTATATGAAGCTCCAACTACATATGGTCAAATTGGAGTTAAAGTATGAATTAATCATGGTGAAGTATTTAAAAAAGAAAGAATGGCTAATTCACCGATGATGGCAAAACCAAGAACTAATAAAGGAGGTAAAAGATAA
- the rplN gene encoding 50S ribosomal protein L14, whose product MIQTLSKLKVADNSGAKEVRVIRNLGGSVRKFSGIGDIIICSVISATPGAVIKKGQVVKAVIVRTTRELRREDGTYIKFSENAAVLIKEDKTPRGTRIFGPIAREIKDAGFAKIASLAPEVL is encoded by the coding sequence ATGATTCAAACATTATCTAAATTAAAAGTAGCAGATAATTCAGGTGCTAAAGAAGTTCGTGTTATTCGTAATCTAGGTGGTTCAGTTAGAAAATTCTCAGGTATTGGTGATATTATCATTTGCTCAGTAATTTCAGCAACTCCAGGTGCAGTAATTAAAAAAGGTCAAGTTGTAAAAGCAGTAATTGTTAGAACTACTCGTGAATTAAGAAGAGAAGATGGAACTTATATTAAATTCTCAGAAAACGCAGCAGTATTAATTAAAGAAGATAAAACACCACGTGGAACTCGTATTTTTGGTCCAATTGCACGTGAAATCAAGGACGCTGGATTTGCAAAAATTGCATCTCTAGCTCCAGAAGTATTATAG
- the rplB gene encoding 50S ribosomal protein L2 has product MAIKKYKSTTNGRRNMTTIDYSAVLTTKNTPEKSLVVSKNSKAGRNNRGLITTRHKGGGHKQKYRIIDFKRNKRDIFGTISTIEYDPNRNAFICLINYVDGEKRYILFAKGMQVGLKVVAGENADIKVGNAAPLKNIPEGTLVHNVELKPGKGGQLARSAGSSVQILGKDDDGRYVTLRLSSGEVRKVLAECYATIGEVGNEEYNLVNWGKAGRNRWRGIRPTVRGSVMNPNDHPHGGGEGRAPIGRKSPVTPWGKKALGVKTRNTKKTSEKLIVRKRSNKK; this is encoded by the coding sequence ATGGCAATTAAAAAGTATAAGTCAACAACTAATGGTCGTAGAAATATGACTACAATTGACTATTCAGCTGTTTTAACAACAAAAAATACTCCTGAAAAGTCATTAGTTGTTTCTAAAAACTCTAAAGCCGGAAGAAATAATCGCGGTTTAATTACTACTCGCCATAAAGGTGGGGGTCATAAACAAAAATACCGTATTATTGACTTTAAAAGAAATAAAAGAGATATCTTTGGAACTATTTCAACAATTGAATATGATCCAAACAGAAATGCATTTATTTGTTTAATTAATTATGTAGATGGAGAAAAACGTTACATTTTATTTGCAAAAGGAATGCAAGTTGGACTAAAAGTGGTTGCTGGTGAAAATGCTGATATTAAAGTTGGAAATGCTGCACCATTAAAAAATATTCCTGAAGGAACTTTAGTTCATAATGTAGAATTAAAACCTGGAAAAGGTGGACAATTAGCAAGAAGTGCTGGTTCATCAGTTCAAATTTTAGGAAAAGATGATGATGGTAGATATGTAACTTTACGTTTATCATCTGGAGAAGTTAGAAAAGTTTTAGCTGAATGTTATGCAACAATCGGTGAAGTAGGAAACGAAGAATACAACTTAGTTAACTGAGGAAAAGCTGGACGTAATAGATGAAGAGGAATTCGTCCAACTGTTAGAGGATCTGTAATGAACCCTAATGACCACCCACACGGAGGAGGAGAAGGACGTGCTCCAATTGGTCGTAAGTCTCCAGTTACTCCATGAGGTAAGAAAGCTTTAGGTGTAAAAACAAGAAACACTAAAAAAACTTCAGAAAAACTAATTGTAAGAAAACGTAGTAATAAAAAATAG
- the rplP gene encoding 50S ribosomal protein L16: MLQPKRTKYRKPHRVSYEGKAKGAKDLNFGDFGLMALDGAWIDNHQIEAARIAMTRYMKRDGKIWMRIFPHMAMTKKPAEVRMGSGKGNPEKWVAVVKKGTIMFEIAQVNEQVAREALRLAMHKLPIRCKFVKRGEN, from the coding sequence ATGTTACAACCAAAAAGAACAAAATATCGTAAACCTCATAGAGTTAGTTATGAAGGAAAAGCTAAAGGAGCTAAAGATTTAAACTTTGGTGACTTTGGATTAATGGCTTTAGATGGTGCTTGAATTGATAACCACCAAATCGAAGCTGCACGTATTGCTATGACACGTTATATGAAACGTGATGGAAAAATTTGAATGAGAATTTTCCCACATATGGCAATGACTAAAAAACCTGCTGAAGTACGTATGGGATCTGGAAAAGGGAACCCTGAAAAATGAGTAGCAGTAGTTAAAAAAGGAACAATTATGTTTGAAATTGCTCAAGTTAATGAGCAAGTAGCTAGAGAAGCTTTAAGACTAGCAATGCACAAATTACCAATTCGTTGCAAATTTGTTAAAAGAGGTGAAAATTAA
- the rplW gene encoding 50S ribosomal protein L23, which produces MHITEVLKKPVLTEKSFAGHKDNVYTFLVDKKANKVQIKKTFEEIFEVKVESVRTINYDAKEKRLGKYVGKKSSYKKAIITLKEGQKLDVLSDL; this is translated from the coding sequence ATGCATATCACTGAAGTATTAAAAAAACCAGTATTAACTGAAAAATCATTTGCTGGGCATAAAGATAATGTGTATACATTCTTAGTTGACAAAAAAGCTAATAAAGTTCAAATTAAAAAAACTTTTGAAGAAATTTTTGAAGTAAAAGTTGAATCAGTTAGAACTATTAATTATGATGCTAAAGAAAAAAGATTAGGAAAATATGTTGGTAAAAAATCATCATATAAAAAAGCAATCATTACATTAAAAGAAGGTCAAAAATTAGACGTACTAAGCGACTTATAG
- the rplC gene encoding 50S ribosomal protein L3: MKGILGRKVEMTQVFTSAGQLVPVTVVEVLPNTVLQVKTIDSDGYVAVQLGTTDKRVNLVNKPELGHFKKANSNPKRFVKEIRNMQGYELGQVINVSDIFVSGEYVDVTGISKGKGFAGGIKRHNYSRGPMAHGSGYHRGIGSMGAIINRIFKSKKMPGHMGNAKRTIQNLEIIAIDQPNNIMLIKGSIPGPKNSFVQIKQNVKGMSSKQAVELLNRNASVEA; encoded by the coding sequence ATGAAAGGAATCTTAGGTCGTAAGGTAGAAATGACTCAAGTATTTACTAGTGCTGGTCAATTAGTTCCAGTTACAGTAGTTGAAGTTCTACCAAACACAGTTTTACAAGTTAAAACTATTGACAGTGATGGATATGTTGCTGTGCAATTAGGTACAACTGATAAAAGAGTTAACTTAGTAAATAAACCTGAATTAGGACACTTTAAAAAAGCTAATTCAAATCCTAAGCGCTTCGTAAAAGAAATCAGAAACATGCAAGGATATGAACTTGGACAAGTTATTAATGTAAGTGATATCTTTGTTTCTGGTGAATACGTTGATGTTACAGGAATTTCTAAAGGTAAAGGATTTGCTGGAGGAATTAAAAGACATAATTACTCAAGAGGACCAATGGCTCATGGATCAGGATACCACAGAGGAATTGGTTCAATGGGAGCAATCATTAACCGTATTTTCAAATCTAAAAAAATGCCAGGGCACATGGGTAATGCAAAAAGAACTATTCAAAATCTAGAAATTATTGCAATTGATCAACCAAATAACATTATGTTGATTAAAGGATCAATTCCTGGACCAAAAAATAGTTTTGTACAAATCAAACAAAATGTAAAAGGTATGAGTTCTAAACAAGCAGTTGAATTATTAAATAGAAATGCATCAGTTGAAGCATAG
- the rplD gene encoding 50S ribosomal protein L4, which produces MKLQVLDIKGNEVKEIALNDYVWGIEPHQQAIYDTVVSQQAALRQGTKKVKTRAEVSGGGRKPWKQKGTGRARQGSIRAPQWKGGGVTFGPTPDVNYKKSVNKKVRALAFRSVLSLKVKENNLVIVDKFEFAKPSTKEMVVVMKNLKIDDQKTLIVTKEKEELVVKSANNITGVKTISTNQLNVFDLLNATKLLITEEAAIAVEEVYA; this is translated from the coding sequence ATGAAATTACAAGTTTTAGACATTAAAGGTAATGAAGTTAAAGAAATTGCTTTAAATGATTATGTTTGAGGAATTGAACCTCATCAACAAGCTATTTATGATACTGTTGTAAGTCAACAAGCTGCTTTAAGACAAGGAACTAAAAAAGTTAAAACCCGTGCTGAAGTATCTGGAGGGGGACGTAAACCTTGAAAACAAAAAGGTACAGGACGTGCTCGTCAAGGATCAATTAGAGCTCCACAATGAAAAGGTGGGGGAGTTACATTTGGACCAACTCCTGATGTTAACTACAAAAAATCTGTTAATAAAAAAGTAAGAGCTTTAGCTTTTAGATCAGTTTTATCATTAAAAGTTAAAGAAAATAATCTTGTAATCGTTGACAAATTTGAGTTTGCTAAACCATCAACTAAAGAAATGGTTGTAGTAATGAAAAATTTAAAAATTGATGATCAAAAAACATTAATAGTTACAAAAGAAAAAGAAGAATTAGTAGTTAAATCTGCAAACAATATTACTGGAGTTAAAACAATTTCTACTAACCAACTAAATGTATTTGATTTATTAAATGCTACTAAACTACTAATTACAGAAGAAGCTGCTATTGCAGTTGAGGAGGTATACGCATAA
- the rpsS gene encoding 30S ribosomal protein S19 encodes MARSLKKGPFVDESLFKKVTAAKDGEVIKTWSRRSTIFPEFIGKTFGVYNGKEFIPVYVTEDMVGNKLGEFAPTRKFGGHGDDKGKKK; translated from the coding sequence ATGGCAAGATCATTAAAAAAAGGACCTTTTGTTGACGAAAGCTTATTTAAAAAAGTTACTGCAGCAAAAGATGGTGAAGTAATTAAAACTTGATCACGTAGATCAACTATTTTCCCTGAATTCATCGGTAAAACATTTGGTGTTTATAATGGAAAAGAATTTATTCCAGTTTATGTTACTGAAGATATGGTTGGAAATAAATTAGGTGAATTTGCTCCAACTCGTAAATTCGGTGGTCATGGTGATGACAAAGGTAAGAAAAAATAA
- the rpsJ gene encoding 30S ribosomal protein S10, producing the protein MAENKMRIKLKGYDHAIVDQSITKIIQAAEGTGAKVRGPIPLPTEKQVITILRAVHKYKDSREQFEMRTHKRLLEILNPTAATMDILKRVQLPSGVDIEIKL; encoded by the coding sequence ATGGCAGAAAACAAAATGAGAATTAAGTTAAAAGGCTACGATCACGCTATTGTTGATCAAAGCATTACAAAAATCATTCAAGCTGCTGAAGGTACTGGAGCTAAAGTTAGAGGACCAATCCCACTACCAACAGAAAAACAAGTTATTACTATTTTAAGAGCTGTTCACAAATACAAAGACTCACGTGAACAATTCGAAATGAGAACACATAAAAGATTATTAGAAATTTTAAATCCAACTGCTGCAACAATGGATATCTTAAAAAGAGTTCAATTACCAAGCGGTGTTGATATTGAAATTAAACTATAA
- the rplO gene encoding 50S ribosomal protein L15, with translation MKLNELKYTPGSKTKATIVGRGMASGKGKTATRGHKGQNSRSGGGVRPGFEGGQTPLFRRLPKVGFTSLNQKQYTILNLSDLETLGLEKVDHESLINSKIIKNSSVLVKILANGSLTKKVDVKVNKISKAAKDAIEKLGGKVEVI, from the coding sequence ATGAAATTAAATGAATTAAAATACACACCAGGTAGCAAAACTAAAGCTACTATAGTGGGTAGAGGTATGGCTTCTGGAAAAGGAAAAACAGCTACTAGAGGACATAAGGGACAAAATTCTCGTTCAGGTGGAGGAGTTCGTCCTGGATTTGAAGGTGGTCAAACACCATTATTTAGAAGACTTCCAAAAGTTGGATTTACTTCATTAAACCAAAAACAATACACTATTTTAAACTTAAGTGATTTAGAAACTTTAGGATTAGAAAAAGTTGATCACGAAAGCTTAATTAATAGTAAAATTATTAAAAATAGTTCAGTATTAGTTAAAATACTAGCTAATGGATCATTAACTAAAAAAGTTGATGTTAAAGTAAACAAGATCTCAAAAGCAGCTAAAGATGCTATTGAGAAATTGGGAGGAAAAGTAGAGGTGATTTAA
- the rplV gene encoding 50S ribosomal protein L22 codes for MEAKAKLSMIRISPRKMRLVADTIRNKAVSVAVATLKNLNKDAAEPILKLLNSAVANAVNNNGMEADKLYVKTIFVNEGPTLKRFRPRAHGRAYEIFKRTSHVVIVVSDEK; via the coding sequence ATGGAAGCAAAAGCAAAATTAAGTATGATTCGTATCTCTCCTAGAAAAATGAGATTAGTTGCAGATACTATCAGAAATAAAGCTGTATCAGTTGCAGTTGCTACTTTAAAAAATCTAAATAAAGATGCTGCTGAACCAATTTTAAAATTATTAAACTCAGCAGTTGCTAATGCTGTTAATAATAACGGTATGGAAGCAGATAAATTATATGTTAAAACAATTTTTGTTAATGAAGGACCAACTTTAAAACGTTTTAGACCTAGAGCTCACGGTAGAGCATATGAAATTTTTAAAAGAACTAGTCATGTTGTGATTGTAGTTAGTGATGAAAAATAA
- the rplF gene encoding 50S ribosomal protein L6 yields MSRIGNRLLQIPNGVEVKIAENNLVTITGSKGTLSKQFSPLIKIEVEENKLITKRLNEQKHTKQLHGTTNSLLQGMLVGVSEGFKKELQITGVGYKAAVNGSKLNLSLGYSHPVEFEIPNGVLIQAVKPTELLITGIDKQLVGQVAANIRAYRKPEPYKGKGIKYKNETIIRKEGKAAGK; encoded by the coding sequence ATGTCTCGTATAGGTAATAGATTATTACAAATTCCAAATGGTGTTGAAGTTAAAATAGCAGAAAACAATTTAGTAACAATTACAGGATCTAAAGGAACTTTATCAAAACAATTTTCACCTTTAATCAAAATTGAAGTTGAAGAAAATAAATTAATCACTAAAAGATTAAATGAACAAAAACATACAAAACAATTACACGGAACTACTAATTCATTACTACAAGGTATGTTAGTTGGAGTTAGTGAAGGGTTTAAAAAAGAATTACAAATTACTGGGGTTGGGTATAAAGCAGCAGTTAATGGTTCAAAATTAAACTTAAGCTTAGGTTATTCACATCCAGTTGAATTTGAAATTCCAAACGGTGTATTAATTCAAGCAGTTAAACCAACTGAATTACTTATTACTGGAATTGATAAACAATTAGTTGGTCAAGTAGCAGCAAATATTAGAGCATATAGAAAACCTGAACCATACAAAGGTAAAGGAATTAAATACAAAAATGAAACTATTATTAGAAAAGAAGGGAAAGCAGCTGGTAAATAG
- the rplX gene encoding 50S ribosomal protein L24 encodes MAKSKILKGDVVKVIAGSHKGQIGPITSISKDKQWVSVQGITVKKHVKPTNEDNEGGIKDIPAKLHISNVALQDPKHKDQITKVGFEIIDGKKVRIARKSKTQIKTAK; translated from the coding sequence ATGGCAAAGTCAAAAATATTAAAAGGTGATGTAGTTAAAGTTATCGCTGGTTCTCACAAAGGACAAATCGGACCAATCACTTCAATTTCAAAAGATAAACAATGAGTTTCAGTTCAAGGTATAACAGTTAAAAAACACGTTAAACCAACTAATGAAGATAATGAAGGTGGGATTAAAGATATTCCTGCAAAACTTCACATTTCAAACGTTGCATTACAAGACCCAAAACACAAAGATCAAATTACAAAAGTTGGTTTTGAAATTATTGATGGTAAAAAAGTTCGTATAGCTAGAAAATCAAAAACTCAAATTAAAACAGCTAAATAA
- the rplE gene encoding 50S ribosomal protein L5, whose translation MKSRLEVKYKNQIVPELFKELNYKSIMQVPKIQKVVINMGVGDATTDPKKLDAAISELEKLSGQKPIVTKAKKSLAVFKLREGMAIGAKVTLRGKKMYDFLDKLINVALPRVRDFRGVSKTSFDGFGNFTTGIKEQIIFPEVDYDKVIRLRGMDITIVTSAKTNKEAFALLQKIGMPFEK comes from the coding sequence ATGAAATCAAGATTAGAAGTTAAATACAAAAATCAAATTGTTCCTGAATTATTTAAAGAACTAAATTACAAATCAATAATGCAAGTTCCAAAAATCCAAAAAGTTGTAATTAACATGGGTGTAGGAGATGCTACAACAGATCCTAAAAAATTAGATGCAGCTATATCTGAATTAGAAAAATTATCTGGACAAAAACCAATTGTTACAAAAGCTAAAAAATCACTAGCCGTATTTAAATTAAGAGAAGGTATGGCAATTGGTGCTAAAGTTACTTTAAGAGGTAAAAAAATGTATGACTTTTTAGATAAGTTAATTAACGTTGCTTTACCACGTGTACGTGACTTTAGAGGAGTTTCAAAAACTTCATTTGATGGATTTGGAAACTTTACAACTGGAATTAAAGAACAAATTATTTTCCCAGAAGTAGATTATGATAAAGTTATTAGATTACGTGGTATGGATATTACTATTGTAACTTCTGCTAAAACAAATAAAGAAGCATTTGCATTACTACAAAAAATAGGAATGCCATTTGAAAAGTAG
- the rpsQ gene encoding 30S ribosomal protein S17 translates to MQRNSRRVLIGKVVSDKMDKTITVLVETYKNHPIYKKRVKYSKKYKAHDENQVAQMGDKVEIMETRPLSKTKNFRLVRIIEKATL, encoded by the coding sequence ATGCAAAGAAATAGTAGAAGAGTACTAATTGGTAAAGTAGTATCTGATAAGATGGATAAAACTATTACTGTATTAGTTGAAACTTACAAAAACCACCCAATTTACAAAAAAAGAGTTAAATATTCTAAGAAATATAAAGCACATGATGAAAACCAAGTTGCTCAAATGGGTGATAAGGTTGAAATTATGGAAACACGTCCTTTATCAAAAACTAAAAACTTTAGACTAGTTAGAATTATTGAAAAAGCAACTTTATAA
- a CDS encoding type Z 30S ribosomal protein S14, with protein MAKKSLKVKQAKHQKFNVRNYTRCNHCGRPHAVLKKFGICRLCFRKFAYEGQIPGIKKASW; from the coding sequence ATGGCTAAAAAATCATTAAAAGTTAAACAAGCTAAACACCAAAAGTTTAATGTTAGAAATTACACACGTTGTAATCATTGTGGAAGACCTCATGCTGTGCTAAAGAAATTCGGAATCTGCCGTTTATGTTTTAGAAAATTTGCTTATGAAGGACAAATTCCTGGTATTAAAAAAGCTTCATGATAG
- the rpmC gene encoding 50S ribosomal protein L29: MAKSKMLDLRNLSVDELIKTNESKRAELFALKFQAAVGSLEQTHRIKEIKKEIARIELVLSEKRLSGENTNKVIKADYNKAVEEAEKAGKEVRAKQRKFLEEQYGQQNPTELNEADIQKAMQAAENETVEPDTKGETK; this comes from the coding sequence ATGGCTAAATCAAAAATGTTAGATCTAAGAAATCTATCTGTTGATGAATTAATTAAAACAAATGAATCAAAAAGAGCTGAATTATTTGCTTTAAAATTCCAAGCTGCAGTTGGAAGTTTAGAACAAACTCACCGTATTAAAGAAATTAAAAAAGAAATTGCAAGAATTGAATTAGTGTTATCAGAAAAACGTTTAAGTGGAGAAAACACAAACAAAGTTATTAAAGCAGATTACAACAAAGCCGTAGAAGAAGCTGAAAAAGCTGGAAAAGAAGTTAGAGCAAAACAAAGAAAATTCTTAGAAGAGCAATATGGTCAACAAAACCCAACTGAATTAAATGAAGCTGATATTCAAAAAGCAATGCAAGCAGCTGAAAATGAAACTGTTGAACCTGATACTAAAGGAGAAACTAAATAA
- the rpsE gene encoding 30S ribosomal protein S5, producing the protein MTEEMNVVETSSEMNSNVEKASTQVKEPKKFERKQRPSVKAKQVKDEFEEKVVTIRRVTKVTKGGRHFRFAAVVVVGNKKGLVGMGTGKANEVPEAIKKAIKEAKKNLVSVTLRNTTVPHEVLGTFGAGKILIKPAKVGTGIIAGGPARAVIELAGISDVYAKSLGSNNAINMIRATFEGLSSMQTLKRVHELRYGKTFEKPKAVVVEKQQVNEVKSVEKKAKPAKKVAKKVENQEVVTEVMTNNESESKAE; encoded by the coding sequence ATGACTGAAGAAATGAATGTAGTAGAAACCTCATCAGAAATGAATTCTAATGTTGAAAAAGCTTCTACTCAAGTTAAAGAACCTAAAAAATTTGAAAGAAAACAAAGACCAAGTGTTAAAGCAAAACAAGTAAAAGACGAATTTGAAGAAAAAGTTGTAACAATTAGACGTGTTACAAAAGTAACTAAAGGTGGACGTCATTTTAGATTTGCAGCAGTTGTAGTTGTTGGAAACAAAAAAGGTTTAGTTGGAATGGGAACTGGAAAAGCTAACGAAGTTCCTGAAGCAATTAAAAAAGCAATTAAAGAAGCTAAGAAAAACTTAGTAAGTGTTACTTTAAGAAACACAACAGTTCCTCATGAAGTTTTAGGTACTTTTGGAGCAGGTAAAATTTTAATCAAACCTGCTAAAGTAGGAACAGGTATTATTGCTGGTGGACCAGCTCGTGCGGTTATTGAATTAGCAGGAATTTCAGATGTTTATGCTAAATCATTAGGAAGCAATAATGCAATTAATATGATTAGAGCAACTTTTGAAGGTTTAAGTTCTATGCAAACTCTAAAAAGAGTTCATGAATTAAGATATGGTAAAACTTTTGAAAAACCAAAAGCTGTAGTTGTTGAAAAACAACAAGTTAATGAAGTTAAAAGTGTTGAAAAAAAAGCTAAACCAGCTAAAAAAGTAGCTAAAAAAGTTGAAAATCAAGAAGTTGTAACTGAAGTTATGACTAATAATGAATCTGAAAGTAAAGCTGAATAA